A window of Streptomyces broussonetiae genomic DNA:
GACCACGAGGACTTCGGGCTGACCCTCGCCGTCCACATGGCTGCCCTGGTCGCCGTCGACGCGCGAGCCACCGGCAGCCGCCTGCCGTCGGACATGGCGGGCCTCACCATCTACCTACTCGACCGTGAACACCTGCACTGGGCACGCCTGCACGGTGACGGCACCCATGAGCTGAACCCGGCGGAGCGTACCTACCGGACCTCACCGCAGGTGATGAACCAGGTGGTGTTCGCCGCCGCCCTGACGGGCGCCGTCCCCGCACCGACCGGCGCGGCGACGCTGCGCGACCTCGGCCTAGCGCACGATGCGCCGCAGCTCCTCGCCGATCACGGCGTCTGCTACCCACCGGCCAACCCCACGATCCCCACCGTCCTGGAACCGCTCTACCCCGACCGCCTCGCCGAGGACTTCCTCGCCCTGACCCTGCCCGGGCACACCGCTGACTACCCGGCCGCCCCCTGGGCCCCGGCCACCGCAGAGACCGTACTCACCGCAGAAACCGTACAAACCGCAGAGGCCGCGCACACGGCGAGGACTTGGGACCCCACCGGGAACGTGCCCACGGTGGGCGAGGCCGCCCCCCGCCCTACCTCTCCCGCGCCATCCCCACCCTGACGGCGGCAGCGGAACGATGGCCGCACGTCGGATCCGACTACCTCTATCCGCTGCTGAAGCAACACCCCCAGCTGGCCGTCCAGGCAGGCAACGCCGCTCTGCTCGCACTCGCCATGCAGGAGAGCGCCGACACCGACGTTCTGGAGGCCATTGAAACCCTGCTGCCCAACGGACCGCACGCAGACCTCGCCGTAGGCATCGCCGCCATCACGCACCGCGTCATCGGGCCGCGCATCGAACGCACCGACAACCTCCGCCTGCACGCCATGTACCGAACCGAGCTCGCCGAACGGCTGTACCGCGCCGGCTTCGACGAGCGGGCCGCCGACATGGCCCGTGACGGCGTAGAGATCTGGCGCCAACTCGCCGATGACGACCCGTTCTTCAACGTGCCCCTCCTGGCTTCCTCACTGAACTGGTACGGCGCCTACCTCGCAGAGCTCGGCCAGCGAGAGGAGGCGCTGGAGACGGCCGAAGAGGCCGTCGCACTGAACCGCCGGCTGATCGACGGCGACCATGCCACCTCCCACGACGAGCAGCGTCTGGCAGACGCTCTGGGCAACCTCGCCACACGGCTGTCCGAAGTGGGCAGGGGGGGCCGAAGCCCTTGCCGCCGCAGAGGAGTCCGCCGCCATCAGGGACCGCCTGGGCGCCGGCGGCGTCCGCTTCTATGTGAGTGAGGACGCCACCGCTCAGCTCAACCTCGGCGCGCGTCTGGCAGATCAGGGACGTACGGAGGAGGCCCTTGCCGCGACCGAGAAAGCCGTGATCGGGTTCCGAAGGACCGTAGAGGTCAATCCGGCAGCCCACACCTTCGACCTCGCCATGGCACTGAACAACTACGGCACCCACCTGTTCAAGGCCGATCGGTTCGCCGACGCCCTCGCCGCCGCCGAGGAGTCCGTGGCCCTATGGCGTCAGCTCGTCCTCAAGTGGAGCCTTGCCCACGAGCAAGGGCTCGCCATGGCTCTTTTTAACCTGGGAACCTGCAAAGTAGCTGCGGGACAGCAGGCCGAGGCATACGCGGCCACTGAAGAATCGGCCGGGATCTACCGCAAGCTCGCCGCCGGGAACCCTGCGGCCAATGATGAGAGCCTGGCGACAGTGCTGGGCCGCCTCACCACCCTGCTGCAGTCCGAGGAACGTTACGCCGAGGCCCTGCCGATTACCACGGAGACGGTGGCCGTATGTCGTCGGCTGGTCGTGGCCGATCCTGCGGCACACGAAGCGGGACTCGCACATGCCCTGTTCGAGCAAGGCATGATGCTCTCCGGGTGCAACCGGGAACTGGAGGCCCGGTTTGCCGTCGAGGAAGCCGTCGACATCCGCAGGCGCCTGGCCGGAGCGGACCCGGCTGCCCACCTGCCGCGCCTCGCCCAAGCCCTGTACGCCTTGAGCTTGTTGAAATACAACATGCATGACGACATGTCGGACGTCCTGAACACTCTCTCGGAGAGCATGGTCATCTACCAGCGCCTCGCCGCCGCCGATCCGGAGACCTTCGCCGACACCGCGCGGGAAGTCAGAGCGACCTTCGCAGAGCTCTTGCCGGAGGCTGAGGGGCGATCACGATCCCGCCGGTTCGGCCGAGCACCGTAAGGTCCGCACCCTAACCTCACCGTCCCGCCTCGCTGCACTGGGCAGCCGTACACCGATGGTGTCACTGTCTTGCTCTACTACGACATAGCCGCCGTCCGGGCCACCCGGAACTGACTGGGCCTTCCCCGCCTCCGGCTTGGAAATCCGTGCCTGCTGGACGTCCAGGCTGGTCCACCCAACGCAGACCGTGACGAATCGGGCGATCCGTCGCTGTGCCGAAGCCCTGGCTCATCGCCGCACACGATCGAGCGAGTCCTGTTGGTCCTCGCTCGTGCGCAGGACATCGCGCTCGACGGCACTTCCTGACCCTGCCACATCGGCGAGTCGACGGCCGTAACGGTCGTGGACGCTGCGGGAGTCGTTGCGCACCTCGGACATGGTGCGACTGCGGCAGCAGCCACAGCGGTTATCTGTACTCCTGCCCCGCCGACCTGGACGTTCTTGACGGCCACATCTGTCAGGTGCGGCAGCAGTACTTCGAGTAACTGATCATGTAACACACCCGTTCAAAGATCGAACTGATAATCAGTCATGCTTGGTCATCCCGAAATGTTGACCACCGGGGGGCTACAGAAGACCGTTGACACTCTCCCTGGGTGGGGGCCCGGGGAGAGGCGCCGTGGTCCGGGCCCGCACGAGGGGCTCGCGCATCCGCCGTGGGAGGGACGGACGTTCATGCCGCGATGTCCAGCTCGACGACCCCCACTGCGGCAGGTCACGCCGATGGTGGTGTGCGGTCGGATGGACGTGGCGTTGCGGGTAGTGCGGTCTCAGGCTTGTGCGGTTGCAGGGGCGTTTGGCCGTATGGCCAGCGGCATGGTTCAACCCGGAAAAGGGTTATGGGTTCATCGCGCAGGACGGCGGGGGCCCGGACGTTTCGCGCACTACTCCGAGATCAAGGGCGGGGGAGTGGGGTACCGCGAGCTGACCGAGGGCGAGTGCGTCACCTTCGGCATCGGCCAGGGCCACACGGGTCCGCAGCCGAGAGCATTGTCCGGGGCTGACCGGGCGAGCGGGGCGGCTGTCCGGTCCGGTGCCGCCCCGCACGGCTGGCGGTCGCGCGCAGGGTGCGAATGGGTCCGCGGGACCACCAGACACCCGGAACGACCACGCAGGAGAACGCGCAACTACGGGCCGCGCGTCGGCGGGGATGCTGTGCTGATGTCTGGGCTCGCGGTCACTTGCGAGGGGGTGCAGGGTGGAGACGCGGCAGCCCAGCAGTGTTTCGCCGGTCTGCGGCAGCCGCGGCAGTCCAGCCATGCGTTGCTGGCAATCCCTGCCCTCGCGGTGCTCTCGGTCTTGGTCGTGTTCTTGAGTGCGATGCGTGAGCGCCCCAGTCGGCAATCGGCCCAGGCGCGATCGGTGTTCGAGGCCGCGCAGCATGTCCTGCCGTCGCCGTCGCCGTGCCGGACCGGATCGGGCCGCTGCAAGTCGCCTGCCTGTATCTGGCGGCCGAGGACGAGGCCCAGGTCGCCGGCGATCTGTACGCGGCCATCCGCACCGAGCACGGACCCGCATCATGTTCGGTGACGTGCGGGGCAAGAGCCTGCCCGCCATCGGCGAGGCCGCACACTACGCTGCCGGCGCTGGCCGCTGGGCTGGAACAGAGTGTCGCCGGCCGACTTCGAAGCCAGGACGAGGCCGGGGAATGCGTTGCCTCCACTTTGCTGCTGGAGATCCCCGACGAGGCCCCACATCCGGCTGACCAGCTGCGGCCACCCTCCGTCACTGTTGCTCAGACCGGGCGAAGCGATCACCGTTCTCCTGCACCCCGCGCCCCCGCTGGGGGCCGGCAGCACTGGGCCGCAGGACTACACCCTCGATGTCTTTTCCTTCGAGGTGGGGGACATCCTCCTGCTGTATGCCGACGGCGTCATCGAGGCCCGCGACCCTGTCGGCGGGTTCTACCTTCACGGAACGGGCAGCTCAGTCGACCGACGCCGGCCCCGAGACGCTTCTGCATCACATCCGGCGCGATCTTCTCGCCCAGGCTGGCGGACGCCTCGACGATGTACGGCCCTGCTGGGGTAGCCCGCCGTGGGCCGAGCCGGGTGGAGGATCCTTCCGGTCACAGTTCTTGGCGTCGCCGGCCGACGTCCTTCGACGTGAGTCTCTGTCGTGCACGACTGCGAGGGCTCCGTCTCACCTTGGGTACCACTGGGCGGTCTGCGGGGGCTTCGCGGCGCGGCCGCACTCGCGGCTGTGGGCGTGTGCGGGGTCGGTGCTGACGGCGAGAAAACTCAGCACAGCGCATGCGGCATAGGCCGTGCCGGGCCAGGCCAGCAGGACTGGATACGGGTGGGTGTGGTGCAGGCTGTCCTCCCAGCGGATCAGCAGCGGTACGAGGCGTGTGGCTGTCGCGAGGATCCACGCTGCGAGCGTGACGCGGCTGAGCAGCTGATGCCGTCTGGTGTCGTGGGCGAGCCAGATCATGGTGGGCAGGCACCAGATCCAGTGATGGCTCCAGGAAATCGGGCATGCCAGCAGTCCGTACAGTTCAGCGGTGATCAGGATGCCAAGGAGGTCGTGGCGTCTGGCGGCCTGGAGTAGGGCGAAGGCTGCAAGGGCGGTGATCGCTGCGAGGGCAGGCCACCAGGCCGGGGAGAGGGTGGCATCGTGGCCGAGGAGCCTGCTGAGTGCTCCGCGCAGGGACTGGTTGCGTACGGACCACACGGGGCCGATGCGTTGGGTGTCGGTCACCAGGGTGGTCCAGTACCTCGCCGACTCGCGCGGGGCGACGTGCCAGGCGAGCGCTGTGGCTGCGCAAGCAGCGGTCAGAGCCCATGCCGCCGTGCGCCATTGCCGGGTCGCCAGGAAGTACAGTCCGCCGATGCCCGGCGTGAGTTTGACCGCGGCGGCCAGTCCGACGGCCGCTCCCCGGCCTGCGGCCGTACGAAGTACGGTCAGGGCGCCCAGCGCCAGGGCGCCCAGGAGCAGGTTGATCTGGCCTTGGTCGAGCGTGTGTCGGACAGGTTCGAGCCACAGGCCGGCGGCTGTCCAGAGCATGGCACGGGGCCTGGCGGGGCGCGGAGTGCGGACGGACAGCAGACGTGCGGTGCAGGCGCTGATGGCGAACAAGGCGGTCACGGATGCTGCTTGCCACAGCCAGACCGCGACCGTCCACGGCAGTTGTGCCAACGGCAGGAACGCCAGGGCGGCGAACGGCGGATAGGTGAACACCAGCGAGGGGATGGGCGGGGCTGTGTGCAGGTGGTAGTCGTACAGACCGCCGGTGAGGAGGAGCGGAGAGGCATCGCGATAGACACGCAGATCAAGAGGCGTGGGAGGGAAGGCGCTGATGGCCAGGACGTGCAGGGCGATCGAGACGGTCAGGCACCATCCGGCGTGGCTCGTCACTCACGTTACGGTCCTGCGTCCTGCGGCTACGGCATTCAGCCGCCCCCGATGGATCCGCTCAAACAGCCACTCATGCGATCTGTGCACCCAGAGGTCTCCTGACGCGACCGTGACCAACGCGCGCCAGCGTGACCGACTGAATGGCCTGCGCCGCGCCTTTACGCCAGCAGCGGCATGTCGCAGCCTGCTGGAGAGTGCACGGACGGCTCCCGCCGCTCCCACTGCGCATCCGCCAGATCGCCACGCCCGGTTCGGCTACATGGAGACACCGGACGTGCCCAGCACCCTGGCCCTGTGCCCTGCTCACCCCGCCCCACACCTAAGGGCCGTTGAGCCTCGAACGGGCGTTCTGCTTCCTGTCGAAGTTCGAGCTGCGGCGTGGGAAGGCCCCGACGATGGCCGCCCGGCGCAAGCGCCTGTTCGTCGCGACCTCCTGCATCACGGCCGACGCCGCCGAGTACGTCGGCCTCCCCGGGACCGCACCGCCATCATGGGCTCCCACATCCAGGTACAGACGCGCGTCGGCCGCTGATCGCCCGGCGGAGCGGTCCTGGGGTGCCCTATGCACGTGGTCTTTCGGGTCCGGTTTCGTCTCCTCCCGCTCCTGCCGCGCGGACGGTGGCGTAGGCGCCGAGCGACACCACGGTCCAGGCTGCCGTTGCGACCGTCAGAGCCAGCCACGCCGGGTGGTGGCGCAGGAGAACGGAGGTGGTCAGGGCGAACGCAAGGAGCCCGAGGGTGCCCAGGGTGGCGCCGCGGGCGTCGTCGCGGGCACTGCGCAGGCCCTCCTCCTTGGCCACGAGAGTCAGACTGGCCAGCAGGACGGCGGGAAAGGCGAGGAAGACCCCGCCGATGAACGGGCCGAACACTTTTGACACGACAGCCGCCAGCAGTGACACGCCCGCTCCGAACCCGAACCGGACGAGCAGGTCCTTGTGTGGCATCTCCCGGGCCCTGCGCGGTTCCACCCGTACCCGGTCGGTGTTCTGCGGCCGCTCGCGACTGCCTTCGTTCCTCGCCGCGCTGCTCATGTGGCCACCGCAAAGGCGACGGCGGCCGCTACCGCGCCCCACACGAGAAGTGCCACCGCCGAGCCGCACTTGGCTCCGAGCCTTCCCAAGGCCGGCGCGTCGACGAGGCAGAACACGGTGAAGGCCGGCGCTCCGGCGAGCATGCCCCTGGCCGCGTCCATGGCTTCGTGGTTCCCCTTGAACACGACCGTCAGGATCAGACCGGCCAAAGCGACCGAGGGCGCGGCGGCGAAGACGCCGGCCAGCCGCTTGGGCTCGATGGTTTCCGCCAACAAGGCGAAAGCCACGACGAGCAAGCCCCCCACGAAAGCCTTCAAGAAGATCTCCAGCAAGGACTTCACCGGTACAACCTGAGCCCCGGCACGCCGTATGGCAATCGACCACGCCGTCAGGCAGTGGTCACTCTCCGGGTATCGGGGTACGCGATCCACATCGAAGCCGGGCCTGATCAGTCTTCGGATACGGACATCGGCAGCAGGAACGAGAACGACAGCACGGACGCCCCCGCCGCGAGTGCGCCGAGTTCGGATGCCCTGTTGCCGAAGCTCAGTGACCGAGATCTGAAGATCCTGGGTCGCGTCGGACGCGAGTGGGGCCAGGTGCTGGAGGACCCCGAGGTGTGACGGTCCGCGCTGCCGGTGGATCCAGACCTCGGTGGCCACCCCGACGCCTGGCGGTGATCGTCGTCCTGCTGGTGGGCAACCTGCGCGGAGTACGCCAGGCGGGTGCTGTCTTCGCCGCACCCACGTACGCGTTCGTCATCGCGATTCTCGCGCTCGTGGCCGTGGGCCTGACCGACGCGGTCGGCCGCGGATTCCAGCCCACACCGACGCCCCGGCTGCCGGTCACGGAAGGAGTCATCCTTCTCTTGGTCCTGCGGGCCTTCGTCCCGCGGCTGGACCGGCTCCAGCCTCCTCGGGGCCGGATTCGCGGCCTGCGCGATGATCGTCTGGTCGACCGACAGGCGTCGGCTCTCCGAGACGCCGGACATGCGCTCCGGGGCAGCACACACATGTCAGACCGTGTTTGAGATCTGCAGCGATGCTGGCCACGTGGTGTACCACACGCGGAAGTCCGTGCCTGGGGGGGCGAGCCGTACCTTTCCGGCAGCGTTGCCCATGATGATCAGGCGTGAGAAAGTGCCGCAGTCGGAGTCGCCGAGGGCCCCCGTCCCACCGCACTCGCAGATGACCTCCACCCTCGCACGGCGGAAGGGCAAGCCCGCTCACCATGGCCGAAACCCCCAACGGCGTCGCCGGGATAGCCAGCGAGGGCCACTTCGCGGCATTCGTCCGCAGATACCAATCCCTCGATCTGTTCGCCCGATTCCTCGGCAACCCGTTCGAGCTTCTGTGCGGCCAGGCCCAGTGCGCCCTCGAAGCGTACGATCCCGGGACCGTGCTGGAACGACTGGCGATCACCGGCCCGCCGTATCCCCTCGCGGACACCCACCTCGACTGGGATGACCCGGTGCCGGAGACCCGGTACATCATCACCCGGGTCGCCCTGTTCGCCCCGGTCACGCTCAGGGTGTGGACCCCCGCCGCCGGCACTCACGTCCTGCAGGGCGCACTGACCTGCGTCATCGCCAACCTCAACCAGCCCGACGACGACCGCATGGTGCGGTCCTGGCTCGACCTGGACGAGCACACCCCGAGCCGCCTCCTGAAGCCCGACAGCGACCTGCTCCGCAGCCGCCTGTTCAGCGTCGGCGAATGGCTCCCCACCGACTACCCGCACGGATCCCCCGAACGCGAGGGCCGGAGCACGACCTGACGTGCCCGCCGCTACTGATCTCTTCGGGTTGGTGTCGGGGGTGGTGACGTGTGGTGATCCCTGCGGTAGGCCGGTGGTATGCGGTACGCGCAGGGTGGCGGACTGACCGCGGAGCGGCGGCGGTTTCGTGAGCGGATCCGCTACGAAGCGTCGCATCCCGCCGGGTCCACAGCAAGCTATGGTCGTCAGCTGGACGACTGTCCCGTCGGTACTGGTTCGGCTGACCGTCCGCCGGTTCTTCTGCGATACCCCAACCTGCCAACGGAGGACGCTCGTTGAGCAGGTCGACGGTGCGAGCGACCCCCACCAGAGGGCCAGCTCAAGCCTGTGCTTCGTGCTTCGTTCCGTGGCGGCCGAGCTGGGTGGACGGCCCGGGGCACGGCTGTGCCGGAAACTCTCGGCTCCAGCAGGCCGGATGCGGCTCCTCGGACATCTGCATGCTCCGGCCGTGCCCCGGCCGATCCCCCCGCGTGCTTGGCGTGCACGAGTTCGCCTTCGGCCGCGGCCGTCGCTATGGAACGATCCTCGTCGACGTGGAAACCCATCAGCTCGTCGACGTCCTGCCAGACCGGAGTTCCGAGACGCTGGCCACTTGGCTCCGTGACCATGCCGTTGCCGAGGTCGTGTGCCGGGATCGGGCAAGCGCCTACACCCGTGCAGTCAAGGAAGTCGCCCCTGGCGCAGGTTCTGCTCGACTCAGCCCGCGACCGACGGAATGTGCCCTCGACCGCTTCAAGTCCTGCCTCCAAGCCCAGTTTGCCGCCGGTCACACCAATGCCAAAGAGTTGTACGGCCAGATTTGCGAACGCGGCTTCTCCGGCGGCTACTCGACGCTCTCCCGCTACGTGCGAACACTGCGCGACGGCACCGCCGTTCCTGCCCCCGAACCGATCCCGAGCCCACGCACCATCAGCGGATGGATCATGCGGCTACGCGAAAAGCTCTCACCTCGTCAAGCCGTTGAGTTGGAACGCGTCCGGCTGGCCTTCCCGGACATCACCGAAGCGTGCAACATCGCCCGTGCCTTCACCGACCTGGTCCGAAACCGCCGGGGTCATCTGCTCACTGAGTCGATCCGCCAGGGCGAACAGTGCGGTCAGCCGTCGATCCGGTCTTTCGCCGGCTTCCTCCGTCAGGACCTTGACGCCGTGACCGCTGGACTTATCCTCGCCTACAGCTCGGGCGTAGTCGAAGGACATGTCTGCAGAGTCAAGCTCCTCAAGAGAAGCATGTACAGTCGCGCGTCCTTCGCGCTCGTGCGAGCTCGCATCCTGGCACGGCCCTGACCTCGGCTTTCATGAGATCGCTGCCATAACCCTGAATGGCCGCCTCTGCTCGTCTCCCTCACTTGGTCGCAGTTTCAACGGCGGGTAGTAGGACTCCGTTAGGTCTGTCTGTCGCTCGTGTTGAGCGTCATGGTGGGTGTGTGGACGCACATGAAGTGAACCGAGTTCGGGCGAAGTTGGCGTTATTCGTGGCTGAGGTGTTCGCCTCGGTGCCGCGGAAGGACCAGCGGGCCAAGGGCGACTGCTATCTGCGGGGCCTGATGATGGATGGTCGCCGCAAGTCCATCCAGGCCATGGCCTCGCAGCTGCCTGACGGCAACGAGCAGAACCTGCAGCAGTTCGTGAACCAGTCGCCGTGGGATCCGGTGCCGGTGCGCCGACGGATCGCACAGCGGATGGTGCCGCTGATTGGCCCGGACGCCTGGGCGGTGGACGACGTGTCGTTTCCCAAGGACGGCAGTATGTCGGTCGCTGTCGCCCACCAGTACTGCGGAGCGCTGGGCAAACAGGCCAACTGCCAGGTCGCGGTGAGCGTGCACGCGGTCACGGACACCGCGTCGTGCCCGCTGCAATGGCGCCTGTTCATGCCCGAAGAATGGGCCGGTGATGTCGAGCGGCGGCGCAAGACCGGGATTCCCGAGGACATCGGCCACCGGGAGAAGTGGCGACTGGCATTGGACACCATCGATGAGCCGGCCAGATGGGACCTGACCCCGCCGGTGCTGGTGGCAGACGCCGGCTACGGCCAGAACGCCTGGGCCTGGACCACTTCGAGGGCCGCTCCTGGAACGGCTGGCACCACCACGTCACCCTCGTCACCGCCGCCCACGCCTTCCTCACTGAACAGCGCCTGGCCCCAAAAGCTCACACACCGGCCTCACCCTCTACCAGATCCTCGACGCCCTCCAAGACGTGCTGCACTGCTGGACCGGCCTGTGCACAACATGCCACCAGCCCCTGACGCGACCCCGGACCAGACACCACCCAGCAAGATCTACCTCGACCTAACGGAGTCCTACTAGGGCTCACGG
This region includes:
- a CDS encoding tetratricopeptide repeat protein, with the protein product MQESADTDVLEAIETLLPNGPHADLAVGIAAITHRVIGPRIERTDNLRLHAMYRTELAERLYRAGFDERAADMARDGVEIWRQLADDDPFFNVPLLASSLNWYGAYLAELGQREEALETAEEAVALNRRLIDGDHATSHDEQRLADALGNLATRLSEVGRGGRSPCRRRGVRRHQGPPGRRRRPLLCE
- a CDS encoding tetratricopeptide repeat protein gives rise to the protein MSEDATAQLNLGARLADQGRTEEALAATEKAVIGFRRTVEVNPAAHTFDLAMALNNYGTHLFKADRFADALAAAEESVALWRQLVLKWSLAHEQGLAMALFNLGTCKVAAGQQAEAYAATEESAGIYRKLAAGNPAANDESLATVLGRLTTLLQSEERYAEALPITTETVAVCRRLVVADPAAHEAGLAHALFEQGMMLSGCNRELEARFAVEEAVDIRRRLAGADPAAHLPRLAQALYALSLLKYNMHDDMSDVLNTLSESMVIYQRLAAADPETFADTAREVRATFAELLPEAEGRSRSRRFGRAP
- a CDS encoding SpoIIE family protein phosphatase yields the protein MSPADFEARTRPGNALPPLCCWRSPTRPHIRLTSCGHPPSLLLRPGEAITVLLHPAPPLGAGSTGPQDYTLDVFSFEVGDILLLYADGVIEARDPVGGFYLHGTGSSVDRRRPRDASASHPARSSRPGWRTPRRCTALLG
- a CDS encoding glycosyltransferase 87 family protein; amino-acid sequence: MTSHAGWCLTVSIALHVLAISAFPPTPLDLRVYRDASPLLLTGGLYDYHLHTAPPIPSLVFTYPPFAALAFLPLAQLPWTVAVWLWQAASVTALFAISACTARLLSVRTPRPARPRAMLWTAAGLWLEPVRHTLDQGQINLLLGALALGALTVLRTAAGRGAAVGLAAAVKLTPGIGGLYFLATRQWRTAAWALTAACAATALAWHVAPRESARYWTTLVTDTQRIGPVWSVRNQSLRGALSRLLGHDATLSPAWWPALAAITALAAFALLQAARRHDLLGILITAELYGLLACPISWSHHWIWCLPTMIWLAHDTRRHQLLSRVTLAAWILATATRLVPLLIRWEDSLHHTHPYPVLLAWPGTAYAACAVLSFLAVSTDPAHAHSRECGRAAKPPQTAQWYPR
- a CDS encoding DUF3147 family protein, whose amino-acid sequence is MSSAARNEGSRERPQNTDRVRVEPRRAREMPHKDLLVRFGFGAGVSLLAAVVSKVFGPFIGGVFLAFPAVLLASLTLVAKEEGLRSARDDARGATLGTLGLLAFALTTSVLLRHHPAWLALTVATAAWTVVSLGAYATVRAAGAGGDETGPERPRA
- a CDS encoding DUF3147 family protein, which encodes MKSLLEIFLKAFVGGLLVVAFALLAETIEPKRLAGVFAAAPSVALAGLILTVVFKGNHEAMDAARGMLAGAPAFTVFCLVDAPALGRLGAKCGSAVALLVWGAVAAAVAFAVAT
- a CDS encoding transposase, whose translation is MHEFAFGRGRRYGTILVDVETHQLVDVLPDRSSETLATWLRDHAVAEVVCRDRASAYTRAVKEVAPGAGSARLSPRPTECALDRFKSCLQAQFAAGHTNAKELYGQICERGFSGGYSTLSRYVRTLRDGTAVPAPEPIPSPRTISGWIMRLREKLSPRQAVELERVRLAFPDITEACNIARAFTDLVRNRRGHLLTESIRQGEQCGQPSIRSFAGFLRQDLDAVTAGLILAYSSGVVEGHVCRVKLLKRSMYSRASFALVRARILARP